From the Chitinophagales bacterium genome, the window GTCGCGCCCTAATTTTTGGCGTGCAAAATCATCGCTGGCAATACATTTTAGGTTAGTGAGAATTTGGCCTGCAAAGGCTTCGTGAAATTCAAATACATCTATATCGCTGAGCGATAAACCTGTTTGCGTTAGTATTTTTGAAGTAGCATAAGTTGGACCGAGCAGCAACTCGTTTTCCATATCTTGAGCCACAAAGTTATAGGCATGTATTTTTGATTTTGGAAGAAGTCCGAGTTCTTTGGCTTTTTCTTCGGTGGTAATTAGCACACATGCTGCGCCATCGGTTAAAAACGATGCATTAGCAGCAGTAATGGTGCCCCCATTTTTTACAAAGGCAGGTTTTAATTTTGAAATTTTTTCGGAGGTGGTGTCGCCTCGGTAGCCATTGTCTTTGGTAATCTTTTTAAAAGATGGTGGCAATTCTACCGGCACTACTTCGCGTAGCAGTGTACCGTTATCGAATGCTTGTGCCGTAAGTTGGTGCGAGCGGGCGGCAAAGGCATCTTGTTCTTGGCGATTAACACCGTAGCGGGCTGCTAAAATATCGCAATCTAAACCCATTGTTTTTTGAGTTAAAAACTCTGCAATGGCGGGTGCTTCGGGAACAAAATCTTTTGGTCGTAATCCTAAAATAAATTTGAGCGTGTCTGCAAAGCCTTTTAATTTTTGAGCTTTAAAAAGCTTTTTACGCATGGCTTTGTTGAATAGAATAGGTGCATCGCTGCAACTATCGGTGCCGCCAGCAATTACTACTTCGGCTTGCCCGCTTTGTATAATGTTGGCGCCTGTTACAATTGCTTGGTTGGCACTAATACATGCCATAGTAACTGTGTGGCAAGGCGTGCTTTGCGGAATGCCGGCAGTAACGGCAGCTTCGCGCGCTACGTTTCCTGTTTTTACATTTTGTATAGTAGTGCCCATTACTACATAGTCCACTTTTTCTGGCGCTAAACCTGTTTTATGCAATAGGCCTTTTATGGCAAACTGCCCAAGTTGGTAGCTCATTAAATCCATGTAGTCGGTACCGGAACGCAAAAACGGAGTACGGCAACCATCTATTACAACTATATTCTTACTCATAATTTTGTATGAAGTGTTTAAAGATATTAGGCGTGAATTGATTGAATTAGCTCAATAATTCTTGTTTGGCTTTAATTAAAATCTCCTCTACTCTTTCGTGCGAAATTGCTTCTGCATAAACGCGGAGCAGTGGCTCTGTTCCGCTGGCGCGAATCATGAGTGTTTCTTCATCTTGTAAATAATATTTCCATCCGTCAATATCCTCTACTTTTGTTACCGGAATATCTCCGAACTTCTTGAAGTCGCCTGCTTTGCAACGTGCAATTATTTCTTGCTTTTTGTTCTCTTCTAAATGTAGATCTAAGCGGTTGTAGGCAAACTTTCCAACAATTTCATATACTTCTTCAATAAGTGCTTCGAGCGAAGTGTTTGTTTTGGCAAGGTGTTCAATTAAAACTAAGCCATCCCAAATGCCATCGCGCTCAGGAATGTGCCCTTTTACGGCAATTCCGCCACTTTCTTCGCCACCAACCAGCACGTCTTCTTCCTGCATAATTTCACAAATGTATTTGAAGCCTATTTTGGTAACTTGAACCGGTAAGTTATAGTGTTCGCAAAGCTTTTTTACCTTGTTTGAAACAGAGAAAGCAATTACTACTTTGCCATTTAATCCTTTGTATTTGTGCAGCACGTGAATAAGCAACAAAATAATATGATGGGCATCTACAAATGCTCCTTTGCGATTGTATAAGCCAATTCTATCGGCATCGCCATCGGTAGCGATGGCAACATCAATATGTTTAGATTGCTTTATGTACTCAGAAAGTTCTTGCAGGTTTTTGTGAATAGGCTCGGGGGCTTGGCCGTAAAACGAAGGATTGTATTCGCAATGCAATAAATCGGCATGCGGCATGAGGCGAGGGAAAATACTTTGCCCGGCACCGTACATGGCATCGTATGCTACCACTAGTTCCGAATCGCTGATGCCTTCTAAGTCGAAGTACGCAGAGGCGTGTTCAAAATACATGGTTTCTAAATCTACATATTCCAGTAATTGCAGTTCGCTCCAGTATTCTAAACTTTTATCGGCAAGGTGGTATTGCTCGGGCACTAGCTGTTCAATTTCTGTGATGTGTTTTTGAATAAGTGGTCCTCCGTGCTTGCTTTTTAGTTTGTAACCATTGTATGAAGGCGGGTTGTGGCTTGCCGTAAAAATTACACCTAGTTCGCAGTTTAGTTTTTTTGCAGCAAGCGAAATCATGGGTGTGCTTACAAAGTTGGTATCGTAGAATACTTTAATGTTGTTGGCGCAAAATACGTTAATGGCAGTATGCGCAAAGAGGCTGCCTCCAAAACGGCAATCGAAACCCACTACTACCGATGGGTTTGAGTTGTGTTGAAGCATCCAATCGGCAGTGGCTTTAGCTACCCGCATTACATTTTCTACCGTAAAGTCTTTTGCAATAATGGCACGCCAACCATCGGTTCCGAATTTAATTTCTTTGTTCATTGTAACGTAATTAAGAAGTCGAAAATAGAAGGCAATTCAAGTTTTGCAAAATGAAAATATAAATAGGCTGCTTTTAGTGCTCGAAAGCTGATGAAGTGCCCAATATACTATTTAAAGAGTTGTAAGAAGTTTGGTGTGTTTGCTTTTACCGAAAAGTGAGTTTGAATTTTTTGCTGAGCATTTTCTCCAAATGCGGTGCGGAGGTTTGGGTTGCTTAAAAGTTGCAGCAACGCATTTTCCCAATCTTGATTGGTGCTGCACAAAAAACCGTTTTGCTGGTGATCTACAATTGCGGTATTTACGCCCACGGGAGCTACTATGGCAGGAATGCCCAAGCTCATGTATTGCAAGGCTTTAAATCCACATTTGCCGCGGCTCCAATCGTCATCGGTAAGTGGCATAATGCCAATATGAAAGCGGAGTAAATCGTTTATTTCGGTTTCCTTTTTCCATGGAATAAATTCAACATTCTGTAAACTTAGTTCGGGATCTTTGTTTGAAATAATTACTAAAGAAAAGTTGATTTTGGATTGTACACTTTGTAATGCCGGAATAATATCGTTTAAGTATTTTAAGGTAGTGTGCGTGCCTGTCCAACCAATTTTTATTGGTGTGGTAGATTGATCTTTTTTACCACTGTGATAATTTTCTAAATCAATAGTTGTGGGATTGATTACCACATTTGAGTTGAACTGCTTGGCATAATTTGCCAAGAAAGCATTGCCACAACTGCATTTGTAAGCCCATTTGCAAATAAGTGCCGTTTTGCTGTGCCATTTAATAGATGCCACTATTTTGTTTTCTCCCGAAGTGTTTGGAAGCCATATTGCATCGTCAAAATCAAAGATTACTTTCTTTTTAAACAGCTTGCAAATAAGCCATTCAAAAATGGGAGGACCCAAAGGACTTGCTTCGCGGTGAATAAATACAAAATCGTATTTCCATAATTGAAAAAGGATAGCAAATCTCCGTAAAAATCCGGCTAAAATACCTATTACTTTCTTGAGTGTATAGCCCGGTTTATATAGGATTTTCCAAGTGCTAATGGAAATAAAACTTTGTACCGTAAAGGTATGTTTATTTGCGAGTAGGGCATTAAAATACTGTTCGAAACGGAATCGCTGCGAAGGCGCTTCGTTTATTGGATAGGGTACAAGAAATAAAATATTGCTCACTATTGTTTTTTCCCTTTTTTGGTTGCTGGCGTTTGTTCTATTAAACCTGCTTCTACTCTTGGATATTTCATTTTTAAATCTTCTAATGCTGCCACTACTTTTTGGGCAATTAGCAATTCTTTATACCAATTTTGATCGGCAGGTACTATGTGCCAAGGCACAGCATTACAATGTAAAAATACATCTTCGTATGCTGCCATATAATCGTTCCAGTATTCTCTTTCTTTTAAATCTTGTTGGTTGTATTTCCAGTTTTTAGTAGGGTCGGTTATGCGTTCATTTAGGCGGCTCAGTTGCTCTTCTGGCGAAACATGTAAGTAGAACTTAAGTACCAAAGTTCCTGATTCTACCAATAGTTTTTCGAATGCGTTGATGTGCTCGAACCTTCGTTTTACCTCTGCCATATCTACCCAGTTATGAACTCTTTGAATAAGCACATCTTCGTAGTGCGATCGATTAAAGATATGTATCATGCCTTTTTCGGGCACTTTGCTGTGTATGCGCCAAAGAAAATCGTGTTTCATTTCCAACTCGGTTGGTTTTTTAAATGAATACACTTTACAGCCAATAGGGTTTACGGCATCAAAAACATTCTTTACGGCTCCGTCTTTTCCGGCAGCATCCATGCCTTGTAGAATTACCAATAATGCATGTTTCCCTTCGGCATACATTAAGTTTTGGAGGTCTTCCATGCGAAACTGTAATTGCTGTAACAATTTTTTAGAAGGCTCTTTTTTGAAATTTTTGGGAGCGCGAGTATCAATTTTATTAAGTTTTAGCTTGTTCATATTACTATAAGGATGTTTTAAGCAAACGAAGTTAATTTTTAGAAATTGAAAACTGTTTTTGGTAATAAAGCCGTAACAAAAATCTTGAAAAGTAAAGTTACTTTTGCGCCCCATTTTATTTTTCATGATTCGTAGATTTATAGCAATTGCAGTTTGCCTTACCATCGCACAGTTTTTATCGGCACAGCTTGTACTAAACGAGGTTTCGCAAGGAAGCACGGGCAGTAGAGAGTATGTAGAGTTTGTGGTGGCAGGTACACCATCGTGCGCTTCTTCGTGTGTTGATTTGCGTGGGTGGATAATAGATGATAATAATGGCTTTCATGCTACCGGAAATGGGACCGGAATTGCGGCAGGCTGCTTGCGCTTTCGCAATATAGCACAATGGGCGTGTGTTCCTTATGGTTCAATTATTTTAATATACAACGAGAATGATAAAAACAATTCTATTGCACTGGCAGATGATCCAACAGATGCCAATAACGATAGCGTGTATGTAATTCCGGGTAATTCTACGGTGTTAGAAGGAAATGCCAATTTGCCTTCGGTACCCAATGGCCCATCTTATTCTAGCATTACTTTTACCTCTCCCGGTTCCTGGAATTATGTGTTGATGGGTAATAGCGATGATGCATTTCATTCTGTTTCTCCGGCAGATTTGGCCAATCCGCATTTTGCACTTGGTTGGGGAAACAATACAAGTAATGTGAATATCTACTTTAGTGGTACTGCGGGTGGCAAGGTTTTCTATAATGGAAACGGTACAAATAACAGTCCTTCTTTACAAGCCAACTGGGTTTCGGCAAGCGTTGCCGGCAATGAAACGCCTGGAGCTCCCAATAATGTTGCCAATGCCAATTGGATAGCATCGTTGCGCGCTCAGTCTGCAACTGCTGCTCCGGTTTATACTAATAATGCAGTATGTATTTTAAATGGAGAAAGTATTGTATTGGCAGGGCAGCCAAGAACTACTGCGGGTATTTACAACGATACATTACAGGCAGCCAATGGTTGCGATAGCATTGTTTCAACAACATTAAGAGTAAGTACACCAATTACATTTCCAATTAGTGCACCACCTGCCTGCGATAGCTTTGTGTTTCAGGGTATGGTTTTTAGAAACGATACCATTGTGCGCGATACACTACAAACCTCGTTGGGCTGCGATAGTATTTACAGAGTAGCCACTATTCAGATAAAGCATTCTAAAAGAGATACCGTTGCTGCCTGTATAAATCCGGGCGGCAGCTATTTTGCGGGCGGTGCAAACCAAACTGTACCCGGTTTTTACAGCGATGTTTATACTGCTGCCAATGGTTGCGATAGTGTAAGGGTTACCAATCTTAAACTAGTGTCGCCAACTACGGTTTCGCAAACTGTGCAGGCATGTGGTAGTTATGTGTTTAATGGAAATACCTATACAAGCAATACTATAGTAAGCGATACCCTTCAAACTTTATTGGGGTGCGATAGTATTTATGCAGTATTGAATATTCAAATTACAAGTGTATTGCGCGATACAATACAAGTATGTATCCTTTCGGGCGATAGTTATTTTGCAGGAGGTGCGCTTAGAACAACAGCAGGATTTTATAGCGACACTTTTCATGTAAGTAGTTGCGATAGCATACGCGTGATAGCTCTAAGCGTAGTAGCACCAAGTGCCCAACAGCAAACTGTTTTGGGTTGTGGTAGTGTGGTGGTCAATGGTATAACTTATACAAGCAATACGGTTGTAACCGATACCATACAATCTGTTTTAGGGTGCGATAGTGTGTGGATGCAGTTTACCATTCAGGTAAACCAGGTGGCTGCTACAGTACAAAACGTGTGTATTAACCAAGGGCAAAGTTATTTTGCGGGAGGTGCGAACCAAACTACTTCGGGAACTTATACCGATACGCTGCCTGCTGCCAATGGTTGCGATAGTGTAGTTTCTACCGTTTTAGATGTAATAACAATTGCTAATCAAAATAATTTGCAGCAAGGCTGCGACTCTGTGGTTTTTAATGGTGTAACATATCTGCAAAGCACCACGGTGTTTGATACGCTTCGCAATAGCGCGGGATGTATTACACAAATAACTGCTACTGCTATTGTGGTAAGAACCGCCACTGAAGACACTGTGTATGTTTGTATCAATTCCGGTGGGCAGTATTTTGCGGGCGGAGCTATGCAAACAACAGCAGGACTGTATAGAGATAATTATGTGAGTAACGCAAGTTGCGATAGTGTTGTAATTACAAACTTATCGGTAGTTTCATTCACTAGTTTTGATACAACAATTGCTGCATGCGATTCATTGTTTTTTAATGGAAACATGTATTACCAATCTACCCAGTTGGCAGATACATTGAGGAATGCAGGCGGCTGCGTAACGGCAGTTTCAACCTATCGCATCAATATCGGTAATGAAAAGTACGATAGTGTTTATGCCTGCATAAATCCTGGCGAAAGCTACTTTGCAGGTGGAGCTAACCAAACTGCTTCAGGCACTTTTATTGATACAATTACATCTTCCAACATTTGTAATACCTACCGAATTACATACCTTACACTCATTGTTCCGCTCAGCGACACATTGCCATTGGTTACAGCCATAGATGCTTATGATTGGAATGGCGAAACTTTTACAAGCGATACACTAGCTCAAAAAGTAGTGCTGTCGAAAAATGGCTGCGATAGCATTGTGCGCATACAACCAATTAAAATAAACAAAGTATTGCCATACAATATTTATATGCCCAATGTTTTTTCGCCTAATGATGATGGTGTGAATGATATTCTGCTGCCATTGCATACAGATAATATTGAAGTTCTCGACTTTAAGATTTTTAACCGCTGGGGCGAATTGGTGTATAGAGGAACCGAAGGTTGGGATGGCTATTTTAATGGTGCCAAGCAAAAGCCCGACACTTATGTTTATACCCTGAAAGCACAAGAAAAAGTGCTGAAAACAGTAGAGTTTCTTACCGGAAGTATTACGCTGATACGCTAAAGGTTACAACGTACATTTAGTATTTTTAGAAAGTATTTTCCGATCGCTTTCAATACTGGTGCAGGCTTGTGAAGCCACTTTTTTTGAAGCGTTTTTTACATCTATTGTATAGCCATCGGTGCAAGAACAGCGATACTGTGTACAAGAGCTTATTGTGAAAATAGCAACAGCTAAAACAATGGTTGAATAAATCAGTTTCATAATTCCAAATCTATGTTTATTGCTCGAAATGCAAAATACAGGAAAAAATAAACTAGCAGAGGATAGGCTATAAGCTATGTAACTGAATGTGAATTTTAATTGGAAATAATCGGAATTTATATTTTCGCGCCCATCTGAAACAATTGCTTTATTCTTTGAAAGAAAAAGTTTTCTGCTGATGCAGAAGTAAAATTAAACTGCGCTATTGCCCGGATGGCGAAATTGGTAGACGCGCTCGTTTCAGGTGCGAGAGCCGCAAGGTGTGGGGGTTCGAGTCCCTTTCCGGGCACAAGAAAGCGAAGGTGTGTACCTTCGTTTTTTTTATTTAACACTTTGCCGATAAAAGTGCTGTTACTTTCGCATGGGTGAAAAATTTCGTTTCGAAATTATACTGCTTGATTATGGCTATTGCTACGCTGAATTCGAGTGTAGATGTGCCCGATAATTTGCTGTATAAAAGTGTTGCAAGCAATCGTATTGCAGGCTTTAACGAAATGGAAAGCATTGCAGAGGTAATTGTAGAATTTGCATCGGAAACTAATCAACCTTTCCAAGAGCGAAGGAGTGATGATAGTAACGATGAACATTTCATTAAAAAGGGCAATAGCTTAAAGTTTGCACAGTCTTGTACCATAGAGTCTTTCATTTCTTCCACACGTGTTTTTTTACAGCGCAGAATAGAAGTTCCTTCGCAATACGCATGTAAGTTTATAGAAGAAATTACACCGCCTCCTCCACAGAGTTGTTAGGTTTTTTCTATGCCCATTCAAAGGAGTGGGATTCGCAGTTTTTCTATTAAAATTTTATGGAATGAAGACACTTTTTTTAGTGGCTTCGGTATGCTTGTTTACTATAAGCAATTATGCGCAGGATACGTTGAAAGTAACGCTTGCCGATGCTGAAAGCCGCTTCTTAAAAACTAATTTATTGGTACTTGCCGGGCAATATAATGTAGATGCTCAGCAAGCATTGATAGCCCAAGCTAAGCTATGGGAAAACCCCCGATTTAGTGCAGAATTGAATGCTTACAATGCCGATGCTAATCGAGCATTTGATGTTGGCAGGAACGGGCAAAAAATATTTTCGCTAGAGCAAGTTTTTTACATAGGTGGAAAGAAAAAATGGGAAGTTGAGTTGGCTCGCCAAAATAAAAATGTGGCGGTATTTGAATTGCAAGATTTACTGCGAAGCCTAAAGCTCCAACTTCGTAAAAATTTTTATTCGCTCTACTACGATGGGCAAACCATGAAGAAATTTAATACACAACTTGGTTTGCTGAAAGATATAATTTCTGCCTACGAAGAGCAAGTTCAAAAAGGTAATATATCGCTAAAAGAAGTAGTGCGTCTTAAAGCAATTTACTACGAATTAAATAATCAAAAAACAGAACTGCTCAAGAGCATAATTGATGCTCAGGGGAACCTGCAAGTGCTTTTAGATACTGAAAGCTTTGTGGTGCCAATGGTAGATTCCGGCTTTACCGGAAGGTATAAAAATGCCGTGCTTTCTGTGGAGCAATTGGTAAGCGATGCATTTGCCAATCGCCCCGATTTCAGTATTGAAAAAAGTAAAATGCAAAGTGCAGAAACCAATTTAAAATGGCAGAAGAGTCTTGCCGTTCCGGATTTATCTGTTGGAGGTGTGTACGATCAGCAAGGAAGTGCTTTTAAAAACTATGTGGGGCTAACATTAGGCATGAATTTGCCGTTTTGGAATGTAAATCAAGGCAATATAAAAGCAGCTAAAATTGGCGTGAATGCCACTCAGGCACTTTTGCAACATACAGAGCAGGCACTTAAAGCCGAAGTAAAGGCAGCGTATGAAAAGGTAAAGCGTGTAGAAGAAGAATATCAAACAATAGACAAAACCTATTCTCCTGCATTTGAAGCATTGAATAGTGGTGTAATTGCCAATTTTCAAAAGCGGAATATTTCACTCATCGAATTTGCAGACTTCTTGGAGTCATATAATAATTCGCAAAGTGAGCTAAATAAACTTTACAAAGCACGGATTGCCGCTTACGAAGATTTGAATGCAGCCGTTGGCAAAGAAATTTTTAATCCATAAAACTAATGAGTAACCGTATGAAAAGTAATAGATGTAAACTAATGGCACAACTGCCAATTGCAATAATTAGTAGCATAATAGTAATGATAAGCGCTTGCGGGAAAACGCCTAAACCCGCAACAGAACAGCAGTTTGAACTTTCTGATACCATGTTAGAAAGAACACGTTTTGCTACTGCACATACTGTAAAGCTGCGCAACGAACTTAAAATGTTTGGAAAAATAAAGGCCGACAACAACAAGTTGGTTGAAATAGTGCCGGTGGTTGGCGGTTATGTAACAGCGGTGAATGTGGAGTTGGGCGATTACGTAGAAAAGGGGCAAACCCTTGCCATTATTAGAAGTGGAGAAGTGGCAGAATATGAACGCGAAAAGCTTTCAGCACAAAGTGATGTGTTATTAGCAGAGAAAAATTTGCAGGTAGCAAGAGATTTGTTTAATAGCAAACTCACTTCAGAAAAGGATGTAATAGCAGCTCAAAAAGAATTAGAGAAAGCACAGGCAGAACTAAAGCGCATTACTGAAGTGTTCTCCATTTATAGCCTTTCAAATAATGCGGAGTATTATGTAAAAGCGCCCATTAGCGGTTTTGTAGTGGAGAAAAGCATTAATCGCGATATGCAGTTACGTAACGATCGCAGCGAAAACATTTTTGACATTGCTCAAATAGACGAGGTGTGGGCAGTAGCTAATGTAAACGAAAGCGATATAGCTAAAATTAAGCTGGGTTACGAAGCCGATGTAAAAACAATTAGTTATCCCGATAAAGTTTTTGTAGGTAAAGTAGATAGGATTTTTAATGTGCTTGATCCGGAAACGCGCTCCATGAAAGCGCGCATTAAAATGGCAAATAAAGACTACCTCCTTAAGCCGGAAATGAACTGTTATGTTACACTTAGGTACGAAGAGAATACAAGCATGATTGCTGTTCCTGCTGCTGCTTTGGTGTTTGATAAAAGCAAAAATTTTGTAATGATTTTTAAAGACCGAAAGCATATAGAAACACGGCAGGTAGAGGTGTTTAGGCAGGTGGGAGATATTGCCTACATAGCATCCGGCTTATCGGAAGGTGAAAAAATAATTTCTCAAAACCAACTGCTTATTTACGATGCACTCAACGATTAGTGCAAGTACATTTTCTTAATGGCAATTAAAGTAGTAATAGTATGAATCGGTTTATTAGAAATATAGTTGGCTTTTCGCTCAAGAATAGATTCTTCACCTTCTTTATGGTGGGGGTATTAGTAATAATTGGTATAGTGAGTTTCACCAAAATGCCCATAGAGGCATTTCCAGATGTTACCAATACACAAATAATTATTGTAACGGAGTGGAATGGGCGCAGCGCAGAGGAAGTGGAGCGCTTTGTTACAGTGCCCATAGAAGTAAGCATGAATGCTGTGCAGCGCAAAGTAAACGTACGCAGCGTAACCATGTTTGGACTGAGCGTAATAAAGATAATATTCGAAGATGGCGTAGAAGATTTTTTTGCCCGCCAGCAGGTGAATAATCAATTGCGGAATGTTATGCTGCCCGATGGTGTAGATCCAGATGTGCAGCCGCCTTACGGCCCCACCGGAGAAATTTTTCGCTATGTACTTAAAAGTTCCGATCGCGACACGCGCGAATTGCTTACACTGCAAAACTGGGTGATAGATAGGCAGCTTAGGCAAGTGCCTGGTGTGGCGGATGTGGTGGCATTTGGAGGGCAAGAAAAAATTTATGAAATACAAGTAGATCCCTATAAACTTCAGAAGTATGGTATTACACCATTGGAGGTGTTTGAAGCTGTGAGCAAAAGCAATTTGAATGTAGGAGGAGATATAATCGAGAAAAATGGACAAGCCTATGTAGTGCGCGGTCTTGGACTACTTTCATCTAAAGAAGATATTGAGAATATTATTGTAGATGATTTTAACGATAACCCCATTTTGGTTCGCAACTTGGCAGAGGTAAACGAGAGCAGCGCTCCACGCGTTGGGCAAGTTGGCTTAAACGAAAATAATGATGTTGTAGAAGGAATTATAGTAATGCGCAAGGGCGAAAATCCGAGCGATGTATTAGCTCGTGTAAAGGCAAAAATTGCTGAAATAAACGAAACCATTTTGCCCAAAGATGTAAAAATGGAAACCTTCTACGACCGCGATAACTTAATGACTTATTGCACGCATACAGTAATGCACAACCTTATAGAGGGTATTGTGCTGGTAACTGTTATAGTGTTCATATTTATGGCAGATTGGCGCACCACATTTATAGTGGCGCTCATTATTCCGCTCTCACTTTTATTTGCTTTTATGTGTTTGCAGCTAATGGGCATGAGCGCCAATTTGCTTTCTCTAGGTGCCGTAGATTTTGGAATTATTATTGATGGTGCAGTTGTAATGGTAGAAGGCATGTTTGTAGCGCTCGATTCACTGGCGCATAAGAGTGGCATGGAACGCTTTAATAAGTTGAGTAAGTTGGGCTTAATTAAGCGCACCGGAGGCGAAATGGGCAAAGCTGTTTTTTTTAGCAAGCTCATCATTATCACTGCCTTGTTGCCCATTTTTTCTTTTCAAAAGGTGGAAGGAAAGATGTTTTCTCCCTTAGCTTATACGCTTGGCTTTGCCTTACTGGGGGCACTTATTTATACCCTAACTTTGGTACCGCTTTTGGTTTCTATATTGCTGAAAAAAGACGTAAAGGAAAAGCACAACTTTTTTGTAGTAGCCATAAATAATAGTGTTGAAAAGGCGTTTGGATGGTGCTTTGGAAATAAGCGTTTGAGCCTTACTATTTCTGTAGTTTTTTTGTTACTCA encodes:
- a CDS encoding efflux RND transporter permease subunit — translated: MNRFIRNIVGFSLKNRFFTFFMVGVLVIIGIVSFTKMPIEAFPDVTNTQIIIVTEWNGRSAEEVERFVTVPIEVSMNAVQRKVNVRSVTMFGLSVIKIIFEDGVEDFFARQQVNNQLRNVMLPDGVDPDVQPPYGPTGEIFRYVLKSSDRDTRELLTLQNWVIDRQLRQVPGVADVVAFGGQEKIYEIQVDPYKLQKYGITPLEVFEAVSKSNLNVGGDIIEKNGQAYVVRGLGLLSSKEDIENIIVDDFNDNPILVRNLAEVNESSAPRVGQVGLNENNDVVEGIIVMRKGENPSDVLARVKAKIAEINETILPKDVKMETFYDRDNLMTYCTHTVMHNLIEGIVLVTVIVFIFMADWRTTFIVALIIPLSLLFAFMCLQLMGMSANLLSLGAVDFGIIIDGAVVMVEGMFVALDSLAHKSGMERFNKLSKLGLIKRTGGEMGKAVFFSKLIIITALLPIFSFQKVEGKMFSPLAYTLGFALLGALIYTLTLVPLLVSILLKKDVKEKHNFFVVAINNSVEKAFGWCFGNKRLSLTISVVFLLLTLLSTQFLGTEFLPQLNEGALWVEAKLPMSSSLSETVKMVHTLRKELMSFDEVNGVLSQTGRSNDGTDPSGFYYVQMQVNLKPKEEWKRKISVDDLIEQMDEKLKHYQGIVYNYSQPIIDNVAEAVAGINASNAVKIYGDDLDKLDEYANAVIAQIQHVRGIKDVGILRNIGQPEMSIVMDKEKMALYGVQLADAQAVIEMAIGGKTATQKYEGEKKFDVRIRYKEEYRKSQEDIELLMVPSIRRGKIPLKEIATIKTLTGPAFIYRDGKRFIGVKFSVRERDLGSTIQEAQANVAKGIKLPQGYSIAWTGEFENQVRATKRLLQVVPISLAAIFILLFITFGNARDASLVLVNVPFALIGGILALHVTGMNFGISAGVGFIALFGICVQNGVILISEFNKNLHNKMSLADSILLGVRNRTRPVVMTAMMAAIGLLPAAISTGIGSESQKPLAIVIIGGLITATVLTLLIFPNVYWLFYRKQHDMLR